From the genome of Gorilla gorilla gorilla isolate KB3781 chromosome 4, NHGRI_mGorGor1-v2.1_pri, whole genome shotgun sequence, one region includes:
- the FAAP100 gene encoding Fanconi anemia core complex-associated protein 100 isoform X6: MAGAAPRVRYLAGFCCPLGGLAAGKPRVLCHEAEVFLSTGSELVYVYDQEGGLLTAAFRFPDQVWHLELLAPRRLLYALCARRGLYCLSLDHPGRSRSTSQDDRDSEDGDQPSPVIPVDPDACILPDAALCAFTLLDSVLVTLVQGPARWKMQLFEQPCPGEDPRPGGQIGEVELSSYTPPAGVPGKPAAPHFLPVLCCVSPSGSRVPHDLLGGFTLEDALFGLLFGADATLLQSPVVLCGLPDGQLCCVILKALVTSRSAPGDPNALVKILHHLEEPVIFIGALKTEPQAAEAAENFLPDEDVHCDCLVAFGHHGRMLAIKASWDESGKLVPELREYCLPGPVLCAACGGGGRVYHSTPSDLCVVDLSRGSTPLGPEQPEEGPGGLPPMLCPASLNICSVVSLSASPRTHEGGTKLLALSAKGRLMTCSLDLDSEMPGPARMTTESAGRKIKELLSGIGNISESTTWSRLQTQDVLMATCVLENSSNFSLDQGWTLCIQVLTSSCALDLDSACSAITYTIPVDQLGPGARREVTLPLGPGVPLCCATLQWLLAENAAVDVVRARALSSIQGVAPDGANVHLIVREVAMTDLCPAGPIQAVEIQVESSSLADICRAHHAVVGRMQTMVTEQAAQGSSAPDLRVQYLRQIHANHETLLREVQTLRDRLCTEDEASSCATAQRLLQVYRQLRHPSLILL, from the exons ATGGCCGGCGCCGCGCCGCGGGTCCGCTACCTGGCGGGCTTCTGCTGCCCTCTCGGGGGCCTGGCGGCGGGCAAGCCCCGCGTGCTGTGCCATGAGGCAGAGGTCTTCCTGTCCACCGGGAGCGAGCTCGTCTACGTGTACGACCAGGAGGGCGGGCTGCTGACC GCGGCGTTCCGGTTCCCCGACCAGGTGTGGCACCTGGAGCTGCTGGCGCCGCGCAGGTTGCTGTACGCGCTGTGCGCCCGGAGGGGCCTTTACTGCCTGTCGCTGGACCACCCGGGCAGGAGCAG GTCTACGAGCCAGGATGACAGGGACAGCGAGGATGGTGACCAGCCTTCCCCCGTGATCCCTGTGGACCCCGATGCCTGCATCCTTCCCGATGCTGCGCTGTGTGCGTTCACCTTGCTGGACAGTGTGCTGGTCACGCTGGTGCAGGGCCCTGCCCGATGGAAGATGCAGCTGTTTGAGCAGCCCTGTCCTGGGGAGGACCCCCGGCCAGGAGGCCAGATCGGTGAGGTGGAGCTGTCCTCCTACACCCCCCCAGCTGGGGTCCCAGGAAAGCCTGCAGCCCCCCACTTCCTTCCAGTGCTGTGCTGTGTGTCACCATCAGGCTCCAGGGTCCCGCACGACCTCCTCGGGGGCTTCACGCTGGAGGACGCCCTCTTCGGGCTCCTCTTTGGAGCTGATGCCACCCTCCTGCAGTCACCTGTGGTCCTCTGTGGTCTCCCTGATGGCCAGCTCTGCTGTGTGATCCTGAAGGCCCTGGTCACCTCCAGGTCAGCCCCTGGTGACCCAAATGCCCTTGTCAAGATCCTCCATCACCTGGAGGAGCCCGTCATCTTCATAGGAGCCTTGAAGACAGAGCCACAGGCTGCAGAAGCTGCAGAGAATTTTCTGCCTGACGAGGATGTGCACTGTGACTGCCTGGTGGCCTTTGGTCACCACGGCCGGATGCTGGCCATCAAGGCCAGCTGGGATGAGTCCGGGAAGCTGGTGCCTGAGCTGCGGGAGTACTGCCTCCCAGGCCCTGTGCTCTGCGCTGCCTGTGGCGGGGGTGGCCGCGTGTACCACAGCACCCCTTCTGACCTCTGTGTGGTGGATCTGTCTCGGGGAAGCACCCCGCTGGGCCCTGAGCAGCCCGAAGAAGGCCCGGGAGGCCTGCCCCCCATGCTGTGCCCAGCCAGCCTGAACATCTGCAGTGTCGTCTCGCTGTCCGCATCTCCCAGGACGCATGAAG GTGGCACCAAGCTCCTGGCCCTGTCCGCCAAAGGCCGCCTGATGACCTGCAGCCTGGACCTGGACTCTGAGATGCCTGGCCCAGCCAGGATGACCACAGAGAGTGCAGGTCGGAAAATAAAGGAGCTGCTGTCTGGAATTGGCAACATCTCTGAGAG caccacctgGAGCCGCCTGCAGACACAGGATGTGCTCATGGCCACCTGCGTGCTAGAGAACAGCAGCAACTTCAGCCTGGACCAGGGGTGGACCCTGTGCATCCAGGTGCTCACCAGCTCCTGTGCTCTCGACCTGGACTCGGCCTGCTCCGCCATCACCTACACCATCCCCGTGGACCAGCTCGGCCCCGGTGCTCGGCGGGAGGTGAcgctacccctgggccctg GCGTGCCCCTGTGCTGTGCCACCCTGCAGTGGCTCCTTGCTGAAAATGCTGCTGTGGACGTCGTGAGGGCCCGAGCGCTATCTTCCATCCAGGGAGTGGCCCCTGATGGTGCCAACGTTCACCTCATCGTCCGAGAG GTGGCCATGACCGACCTGTGCCCAGCAGGGCCCATCCAGGCCGTGGAGATTCAAGTGGAAAGCTCCTCTCTGGCCGACATTTGCAGGGCGCACCATGCCGTTGTCGGGCGCATGCAG ACGATGGTGACAGAGCAGGCCGCCCAGGGCTCCAGCGCTCCTGATCTCCGTGTGCAGTATCTCCGCCAGATCCACGCCAACCACGAG ACACTGCTGCGGGAGGTGCAGACCCTGCGCGACCGGCTATGCACGGAGGATGAGGCCAGCTCCTGTGCCACCGCCCAGAGGCTGCTGCAGGTGTACCGGCAGCTGCGCCACCCCAGCCTCATCCTGCTGTGA
- the FAAP100 gene encoding Fanconi anemia core complex-associated protein 100 isoform X3 yields MAGAAPRVRYLAGFCCPLGGLAAGKPRVLCHEAEVFLSTGSELVYVYDQEGGLLTAAFRFPDQVWHLELLAPRRLLYALCARRGLYCLSLDHPGRSRSTSQDDRDSEDGDQPSPVIPVDPDACILPDAALCAFTLLDSVLVTLVQGPARWKMQLFEQPCPGEDPRPGGQIGEVELSSYTPPAGVPGKPAAPHFLPVLCCVSPSGSRVPHDLLGGFTLEDALFGLLFGADATLLQSPVVLCGLPDGQLCCVILKALVTSRSAPGDPNALVKILHHLEEPVIFIGALKTEPQAAEAAENFLPDEDVHCDCLVAFGHHGRMLAIKASWDESGKLVPELREYCLPGPVLCAACGGGGRVYHSTPSDLCVVDLSRGSTPLGPEQPEEGPGGLPPMLCPASLNICSVVSLSASPRTHEGGTKLLALSAKGRLMTCSLDLDSEMPGPARMTTESAGRKIKELLSGIGNISERVSFLKKAVDQRNKALTSLNEAMNVSCALLSSGTGPRPISCTTSTTWSRLQTQDVLMATCVLENSSNFSLDQGWTLCIQVLTSSCALDLDSACSAITYTIPVDQLGPGARREVTLPLGPGENGGLDLPVTVSCTLFYSLREVVGGALAPSDSEDPFLDECPSDVLPEQEGVCLPLSRHTVDMLQCLRFPGLAPPHTRAPSPLGPTRDPVATFLETCREPGSQPAGPASLRAEYLPPSVASIKVSAELLRAALKDGHSGVPLCCATLQWLLAENAAVDVVRARALSSIQGVAPDGANVHLIVREAPGVSPHVLCVQNKPGFLALGLFLPFVVQLSSVQPS; encoded by the exons ATGGCCGGCGCCGCGCCGCGGGTCCGCTACCTGGCGGGCTTCTGCTGCCCTCTCGGGGGCCTGGCGGCGGGCAAGCCCCGCGTGCTGTGCCATGAGGCAGAGGTCTTCCTGTCCACCGGGAGCGAGCTCGTCTACGTGTACGACCAGGAGGGCGGGCTGCTGACC GCGGCGTTCCGGTTCCCCGACCAGGTGTGGCACCTGGAGCTGCTGGCGCCGCGCAGGTTGCTGTACGCGCTGTGCGCCCGGAGGGGCCTTTACTGCCTGTCGCTGGACCACCCGGGCAGGAGCAG GTCTACGAGCCAGGATGACAGGGACAGCGAGGATGGTGACCAGCCTTCCCCCGTGATCCCTGTGGACCCCGATGCCTGCATCCTTCCCGATGCTGCGCTGTGTGCGTTCACCTTGCTGGACAGTGTGCTGGTCACGCTGGTGCAGGGCCCTGCCCGATGGAAGATGCAGCTGTTTGAGCAGCCCTGTCCTGGGGAGGACCCCCGGCCAGGAGGCCAGATCGGTGAGGTGGAGCTGTCCTCCTACACCCCCCCAGCTGGGGTCCCAGGAAAGCCTGCAGCCCCCCACTTCCTTCCAGTGCTGTGCTGTGTGTCACCATCAGGCTCCAGGGTCCCGCACGACCTCCTCGGGGGCTTCACGCTGGAGGACGCCCTCTTCGGGCTCCTCTTTGGAGCTGATGCCACCCTCCTGCAGTCACCTGTGGTCCTCTGTGGTCTCCCTGATGGCCAGCTCTGCTGTGTGATCCTGAAGGCCCTGGTCACCTCCAGGTCAGCCCCTGGTGACCCAAATGCCCTTGTCAAGATCCTCCATCACCTGGAGGAGCCCGTCATCTTCATAGGAGCCTTGAAGACAGAGCCACAGGCTGCAGAAGCTGCAGAGAATTTTCTGCCTGACGAGGATGTGCACTGTGACTGCCTGGTGGCCTTTGGTCACCACGGCCGGATGCTGGCCATCAAGGCCAGCTGGGATGAGTCCGGGAAGCTGGTGCCTGAGCTGCGGGAGTACTGCCTCCCAGGCCCTGTGCTCTGCGCTGCCTGTGGCGGGGGTGGCCGCGTGTACCACAGCACCCCTTCTGACCTCTGTGTGGTGGATCTGTCTCGGGGAAGCACCCCGCTGGGCCCTGAGCAGCCCGAAGAAGGCCCGGGAGGCCTGCCCCCCATGCTGTGCCCAGCCAGCCTGAACATCTGCAGTGTCGTCTCGCTGTCCGCATCTCCCAGGACGCATGAAG GTGGCACCAAGCTCCTGGCCCTGTCCGCCAAAGGCCGCCTGATGACCTGCAGCCTGGACCTGGACTCTGAGATGCCTGGCCCAGCCAGGATGACCACAGAGAGTGCAGGTCGGAAAATAAAGGAGCTGCTGTCTGGAATTGGCAACATCTCTGAGAG AGTGTCTTTTCTAAAGAAAGCGGTTGACCAGCGGAACAAGGCACTGACAAGCCTCAACGAGGCCATGAATGTGAGCTGTGCACTGCTGTCAAGCGGCACGGGCCCCAGACCCATCTCCtgcaccaccagcaccacctgGAGCCGCCTGCAGACACAGGATGTGCTCATGGCCACCTGCGTGCTAGAGAACAGCAGCAACTTCAGCCTGGACCAGGGGTGGACCCTGTGCATCCAGGTGCTCACCAGCTCCTGTGCTCTCGACCTGGACTCGGCCTGCTCCGCCATCACCTACACCATCCCCGTGGACCAGCTCGGCCCCGGTGCTCGGCGGGAGGTGAcgctacccctgggccctggtgaGAACGGCGGGCTCGACCTGCCCGTGACCGTGTCCTGCACGCTGTTCTACAGTCTCAGGGAGGTGGTGGGCGGGGCCCTTGCCCCCTCAGACTCTGAGGACCCCTTTCTGGATGAGTGCCCCTCCGACGTCCTGCCCGAGCAAGAGGGTGTTTGCCTGCCCCTGAGCAGGCACACAGTGGACATGCTGCAGTGTCTGCGCTTCCCTGGCCTGGCCCCGCCACACACACGGGCCCCCTCCCCACTCGGCCCCACCCGAGACCCTGTGGCCACTTTTCTGGAAACTTGTCGGGAGCCTGGCAGCCAGCCAGCAGGACCCGCCTCCCTGCGGGCCGAGTACCTGCCCCCATCTGTGGCTTCCATCAAGGTGTCGGCGGAGCTGCTCAGAGCTGCCTTGAAGGACGGCCACTCAG GCGTGCCCCTGTGCTGTGCCACCCTGCAGTGGCTCCTTGCTGAAAATGCTGCTGTGGACGTCGTGAGGGCCCGAGCGCTATCTTCCATCCAGGGAGTGGCCCCTGATGGTGCCAACGTTCACCTCATCGTCCGAGAG GCCCCTGGCGTCTCACCTCATGTGCTGTGTGTGCAGAATAAGCCCGGCTTCCTGGCTCTTGGCCTGTTCTTGCCATTTGTTGTCCAGCTCAGCTCAGTCCAACCTTCCTAA
- the FAAP100 gene encoding Fanconi anemia core complex-associated protein 100 isoform X1, with product MAGAAPRVRYLAGFCCPLGGLAAGKPRVLCHEAEVFLSTGSELVYVYDQEGGLLTAAFRFPDQVWHLELLAPRRLLYALCARRGLYCLSLDHPGRSRSTSQDDRDSEDGDQPSPVIPVDPDACILPDAALCAFTLLDSVLVTLVQGPARWKMQLFEQPCPGEDPRPGGQIGEVELSSYTPPAGVPGKPAAPHFLPVLCCVSPSGSRVPHDLLGGFTLEDALFGLLFGADATLLQSPVVLCGLPDGQLCCVILKALVTSRSAPGDPNALVKILHHLEEPVIFIGALKTEPQAAEAAENFLPDEDVHCDCLVAFGHHGRMLAIKASWDESGKLVPELREYCLPGPVLCAACGGGGRVYHSTPSDLCVVDLSRGSTPLGPEQPEEGPGGLPPMLCPASLNICSVVSLSASPRTHEGGTKLLALSAKGRLMTCSLDLDSEMPGPARMTTESAGRKIKELLSGIGNISERVSFLKKAVDQRNKALTSLNEAMNVSCALLSSGTGPRPISCTTSTTWSRLQTQDVLMATCVLENSSNFSLDQGWTLCIQVLTSSCALDLDSACSAITYTIPVDQLGPGARREVTLPLGPGENGGLDLPVTVSCTLFYSLREVVGGALAPSDSEDPFLDECPSDVLPEQEGVCLPLSRHTVDMLQCLRFPGLAPPHTRAPSPLGPTRDPVATFLETCREPGSQPAGPASLRAEYLPPSVASIKVSAELLRAALKDGHSGVPLCCATLQWLLAENAAVDVVRARALSSIQGVAPDGANVHLIVREVAMTDLCPAGPIQAVEIQVESSSLADICRAHHAVVGRMQTMVTEQAAQGSSAPDLRVQYLRQIHANHETLLREVQTLRDRLCTEDEASSCATAQRLLQVYRQLRHPSLILL from the exons ATGGCCGGCGCCGCGCCGCGGGTCCGCTACCTGGCGGGCTTCTGCTGCCCTCTCGGGGGCCTGGCGGCGGGCAAGCCCCGCGTGCTGTGCCATGAGGCAGAGGTCTTCCTGTCCACCGGGAGCGAGCTCGTCTACGTGTACGACCAGGAGGGCGGGCTGCTGACC GCGGCGTTCCGGTTCCCCGACCAGGTGTGGCACCTGGAGCTGCTGGCGCCGCGCAGGTTGCTGTACGCGCTGTGCGCCCGGAGGGGCCTTTACTGCCTGTCGCTGGACCACCCGGGCAGGAGCAG GTCTACGAGCCAGGATGACAGGGACAGCGAGGATGGTGACCAGCCTTCCCCCGTGATCCCTGTGGACCCCGATGCCTGCATCCTTCCCGATGCTGCGCTGTGTGCGTTCACCTTGCTGGACAGTGTGCTGGTCACGCTGGTGCAGGGCCCTGCCCGATGGAAGATGCAGCTGTTTGAGCAGCCCTGTCCTGGGGAGGACCCCCGGCCAGGAGGCCAGATCGGTGAGGTGGAGCTGTCCTCCTACACCCCCCCAGCTGGGGTCCCAGGAAAGCCTGCAGCCCCCCACTTCCTTCCAGTGCTGTGCTGTGTGTCACCATCAGGCTCCAGGGTCCCGCACGACCTCCTCGGGGGCTTCACGCTGGAGGACGCCCTCTTCGGGCTCCTCTTTGGAGCTGATGCCACCCTCCTGCAGTCACCTGTGGTCCTCTGTGGTCTCCCTGATGGCCAGCTCTGCTGTGTGATCCTGAAGGCCCTGGTCACCTCCAGGTCAGCCCCTGGTGACCCAAATGCCCTTGTCAAGATCCTCCATCACCTGGAGGAGCCCGTCATCTTCATAGGAGCCTTGAAGACAGAGCCACAGGCTGCAGAAGCTGCAGAGAATTTTCTGCCTGACGAGGATGTGCACTGTGACTGCCTGGTGGCCTTTGGTCACCACGGCCGGATGCTGGCCATCAAGGCCAGCTGGGATGAGTCCGGGAAGCTGGTGCCTGAGCTGCGGGAGTACTGCCTCCCAGGCCCTGTGCTCTGCGCTGCCTGTGGCGGGGGTGGCCGCGTGTACCACAGCACCCCTTCTGACCTCTGTGTGGTGGATCTGTCTCGGGGAAGCACCCCGCTGGGCCCTGAGCAGCCCGAAGAAGGCCCGGGAGGCCTGCCCCCCATGCTGTGCCCAGCCAGCCTGAACATCTGCAGTGTCGTCTCGCTGTCCGCATCTCCCAGGACGCATGAAG GTGGCACCAAGCTCCTGGCCCTGTCCGCCAAAGGCCGCCTGATGACCTGCAGCCTGGACCTGGACTCTGAGATGCCTGGCCCAGCCAGGATGACCACAGAGAGTGCAGGTCGGAAAATAAAGGAGCTGCTGTCTGGAATTGGCAACATCTCTGAGAG AGTGTCTTTTCTAAAGAAAGCGGTTGACCAGCGGAACAAGGCACTGACAAGCCTCAACGAGGCCATGAATGTGAGCTGTGCACTGCTGTCAAGCGGCACGGGCCCCAGACCCATCTCCtgcaccaccagcaccacctgGAGCCGCCTGCAGACACAGGATGTGCTCATGGCCACCTGCGTGCTAGAGAACAGCAGCAACTTCAGCCTGGACCAGGGGTGGACCCTGTGCATCCAGGTGCTCACCAGCTCCTGTGCTCTCGACCTGGACTCGGCCTGCTCCGCCATCACCTACACCATCCCCGTGGACCAGCTCGGCCCCGGTGCTCGGCGGGAGGTGAcgctacccctgggccctggtgaGAACGGCGGGCTCGACCTGCCCGTGACCGTGTCCTGCACGCTGTTCTACAGTCTCAGGGAGGTGGTGGGCGGGGCCCTTGCCCCCTCAGACTCTGAGGACCCCTTTCTGGATGAGTGCCCCTCCGACGTCCTGCCCGAGCAAGAGGGTGTTTGCCTGCCCCTGAGCAGGCACACAGTGGACATGCTGCAGTGTCTGCGCTTCCCTGGCCTGGCCCCGCCACACACACGGGCCCCCTCCCCACTCGGCCCCACCCGAGACCCTGTGGCCACTTTTCTGGAAACTTGTCGGGAGCCTGGCAGCCAGCCAGCAGGACCCGCCTCCCTGCGGGCCGAGTACCTGCCCCCATCTGTGGCTTCCATCAAGGTGTCGGCGGAGCTGCTCAGAGCTGCCTTGAAGGACGGCCACTCAG GCGTGCCCCTGTGCTGTGCCACCCTGCAGTGGCTCCTTGCTGAAAATGCTGCTGTGGACGTCGTGAGGGCCCGAGCGCTATCTTCCATCCAGGGAGTGGCCCCTGATGGTGCCAACGTTCACCTCATCGTCCGAGAG GTGGCCATGACCGACCTGTGCCCAGCAGGGCCCATCCAGGCCGTGGAGATTCAAGTGGAAAGCTCCTCTCTGGCCGACATTTGCAGGGCGCACCATGCCGTTGTCGGGCGCATGCAG ACGATGGTGACAGAGCAGGCCGCCCAGGGCTCCAGCGCTCCTGATCTCCGTGTGCAGTATCTCCGCCAGATCCACGCCAACCACGAG ACACTGCTGCGGGAGGTGCAGACCCTGCGCGACCGGCTATGCACGGAGGATGAGGCCAGCTCCTGTGCCACCGCCCAGAGGCTGCTGCAGGTGTACCGGCAGCTGCGCCACCCCAGCCTCATCCTGCTGTGA
- the FAAP100 gene encoding Fanconi anemia core complex-associated protein 100 isoform X4 gives MAGAAPRVRYLAGFCCPLGGLAAGKPRVLCHEAEVFLSTGSELVYVYDQEGGLLTAAFRFPDQVWHLELLAPRRLLYALCARRGLYCLSLDHPGRSRSTSQDDRDSEDGDQPSPVIPVDPDACILPDAALCAFTLLDSVLVTLVQGPARWKMQLFEQPCPGEDPRPGGQIGEVELSSYTPPAGVPGKPAAPHFLPVLCCVSPSGSRVPHDLLGGFTLEDALFGLLFGADATLLQSPVVLCGLPDGQLCCVILKALVTSRSAPGDPNALVKILHHLEEPVIFIGALKTEPQAAEAAENFLPDEDVHCDCLVAFGHHGRMLAIKASWDESGKLVPELREYCLPGPVLCAACGGGGRVYHSTPSDLCVVDLSRGSTPLGPEQPEEGPGGLPPMLCPASLNICSVVSLSASPRTHEGGTKLLALSAKGRLMTCSLDLDSEMPGPARMTTESAGRKIKELLSGIGNISERVSFLKKAVDQRNKALTSLNEAMNVSCALLSSGTGPRPISCTTSTTWSRLQTQDVLMATCVLENSSNFSLDQGWTLCIQVLTSSCALDLDSACSAITYTIPVDQLGPGARREVTLPLGPGVPLCCATLQWLLAENAAVDVVRARALSSIQGVAPDGANVHLIVREVAMTDLCPAGPIQAVEIQVESSSLADICRAHHAVVGRMQTMVTEQAAQGSSAPDLRVQYLRQIHANHETLLREVQTLRDRLCTEDEASSCATAQRLLQVYRQLRHPSLILL, from the exons ATGGCCGGCGCCGCGCCGCGGGTCCGCTACCTGGCGGGCTTCTGCTGCCCTCTCGGGGGCCTGGCGGCGGGCAAGCCCCGCGTGCTGTGCCATGAGGCAGAGGTCTTCCTGTCCACCGGGAGCGAGCTCGTCTACGTGTACGACCAGGAGGGCGGGCTGCTGACC GCGGCGTTCCGGTTCCCCGACCAGGTGTGGCACCTGGAGCTGCTGGCGCCGCGCAGGTTGCTGTACGCGCTGTGCGCCCGGAGGGGCCTTTACTGCCTGTCGCTGGACCACCCGGGCAGGAGCAG GTCTACGAGCCAGGATGACAGGGACAGCGAGGATGGTGACCAGCCTTCCCCCGTGATCCCTGTGGACCCCGATGCCTGCATCCTTCCCGATGCTGCGCTGTGTGCGTTCACCTTGCTGGACAGTGTGCTGGTCACGCTGGTGCAGGGCCCTGCCCGATGGAAGATGCAGCTGTTTGAGCAGCCCTGTCCTGGGGAGGACCCCCGGCCAGGAGGCCAGATCGGTGAGGTGGAGCTGTCCTCCTACACCCCCCCAGCTGGGGTCCCAGGAAAGCCTGCAGCCCCCCACTTCCTTCCAGTGCTGTGCTGTGTGTCACCATCAGGCTCCAGGGTCCCGCACGACCTCCTCGGGGGCTTCACGCTGGAGGACGCCCTCTTCGGGCTCCTCTTTGGAGCTGATGCCACCCTCCTGCAGTCACCTGTGGTCCTCTGTGGTCTCCCTGATGGCCAGCTCTGCTGTGTGATCCTGAAGGCCCTGGTCACCTCCAGGTCAGCCCCTGGTGACCCAAATGCCCTTGTCAAGATCCTCCATCACCTGGAGGAGCCCGTCATCTTCATAGGAGCCTTGAAGACAGAGCCACAGGCTGCAGAAGCTGCAGAGAATTTTCTGCCTGACGAGGATGTGCACTGTGACTGCCTGGTGGCCTTTGGTCACCACGGCCGGATGCTGGCCATCAAGGCCAGCTGGGATGAGTCCGGGAAGCTGGTGCCTGAGCTGCGGGAGTACTGCCTCCCAGGCCCTGTGCTCTGCGCTGCCTGTGGCGGGGGTGGCCGCGTGTACCACAGCACCCCTTCTGACCTCTGTGTGGTGGATCTGTCTCGGGGAAGCACCCCGCTGGGCCCTGAGCAGCCCGAAGAAGGCCCGGGAGGCCTGCCCCCCATGCTGTGCCCAGCCAGCCTGAACATCTGCAGTGTCGTCTCGCTGTCCGCATCTCCCAGGACGCATGAAG GTGGCACCAAGCTCCTGGCCCTGTCCGCCAAAGGCCGCCTGATGACCTGCAGCCTGGACCTGGACTCTGAGATGCCTGGCCCAGCCAGGATGACCACAGAGAGTGCAGGTCGGAAAATAAAGGAGCTGCTGTCTGGAATTGGCAACATCTCTGAGAG AGTGTCTTTTCTAAAGAAAGCGGTTGACCAGCGGAACAAGGCACTGACAAGCCTCAACGAGGCCATGAATGTGAGCTGTGCACTGCTGTCAAGCGGCACGGGCCCCAGACCCATCTCCtgcaccaccagcaccacctgGAGCCGCCTGCAGACACAGGATGTGCTCATGGCCACCTGCGTGCTAGAGAACAGCAGCAACTTCAGCCTGGACCAGGGGTGGACCCTGTGCATCCAGGTGCTCACCAGCTCCTGTGCTCTCGACCTGGACTCGGCCTGCTCCGCCATCACCTACACCATCCCCGTGGACCAGCTCGGCCCCGGTGCTCGGCGGGAGGTGAcgctacccctgggccctg GCGTGCCCCTGTGCTGTGCCACCCTGCAGTGGCTCCTTGCTGAAAATGCTGCTGTGGACGTCGTGAGGGCCCGAGCGCTATCTTCCATCCAGGGAGTGGCCCCTGATGGTGCCAACGTTCACCTCATCGTCCGAGAG GTGGCCATGACCGACCTGTGCCCAGCAGGGCCCATCCAGGCCGTGGAGATTCAAGTGGAAAGCTCCTCTCTGGCCGACATTTGCAGGGCGCACCATGCCGTTGTCGGGCGCATGCAG ACGATGGTGACAGAGCAGGCCGCCCAGGGCTCCAGCGCTCCTGATCTCCGTGTGCAGTATCTCCGCCAGATCCACGCCAACCACGAG ACACTGCTGCGGGAGGTGCAGACCCTGCGCGACCGGCTATGCACGGAGGATGAGGCCAGCTCCTGTGCCACCGCCCAGAGGCTGCTGCAGGTGTACCGGCAGCTGCGCCACCCCAGCCTCATCCTGCTGTGA